From Bacillota bacterium, a single genomic window includes:
- a CDS encoding aminotransferase class I/II-fold pyridoxal phosphate-dependent enzyme: MQLAPFLVEHWLNTHELTARYNLAETDAKPLTVQELLELAQTDAEELLDIPISYNPTLGSDPLRELIAGFYPGSTAANVLVTTGAMEADFLLANILVDPGDTVIVQYPAYQVLYSVAEARGAHVKFWQLTRDEGFKPNLKELERLIDNKTKLLVLNIPHNPTGAVINETDLKTILAWAEQKGFWVLCDEVYHDLALEPGRVPPYARTLSPRAISVGSMSKAYGLSGLRLGWFVGPQDLVDTAWQWKDYTTISISPVSDFLARLALANKKVVLARNTAIARTNWEVLLSWLNQWSDQIDYVPPAAGVLIFPWLKRADISGTDFCQGAFDQEGVLLVPGEAFGQPGHFRLGFGGDPETFSTGLEQLSRFCAGLK, translated from the coding sequence ATGCAATTGGCTCCCTTCTTGGTGGAGCACTGGCTTAACACCCACGAGCTAACTGCCCGGTATAACCTGGCTGAAACCGATGCCAAACCCCTTACTGTACAAGAATTACTTGAGCTCGCCCAAACGGATGCCGAAGAACTTCTGGATATACCCATCTCCTACAACCCGACCCTGGGATCAGATCCCCTGCGCGAGCTTATCGCCGGCTTCTATCCCGGTTCCACGGCTGCTAATGTTTTGGTGACTACCGGAGCTATGGAAGCGGACTTTTTGCTGGCCAATATCTTAGTGGATCCTGGCGATACCGTCATCGTTCAATATCCTGCTTATCAGGTGCTATATTCTGTGGCTGAAGCCCGCGGAGCCCACGTCAAGTTTTGGCAGCTGACTCGGGACGAAGGGTTTAAGCCCAATCTAAAGGAGCTGGAACGGCTCATCGACAACAAAACCAAGCTGCTAGTTTTGAATATACCCCACAATCCGACCGGGGCTGTTATCAACGAAACAGACTTGAAAACTATTCTGGCTTGGGCCGAACAAAAAGGCTTCTGGGTATTGTGCGACGAAGTCTATCATGACCTGGCTTTGGAACCGGGTCGAGTGCCCCCGTACGCCCGAACATTGAGCCCCAGGGCCATCAGCGTCGGCAGTATGTCTAAAGCCTACGGCCTGTCCGGACTAAGACTGGGTTGGTTCGTAGGACCCCAAGACTTGGTGGACACAGCCTGGCAATGGAAGGATTATACCACCATATCCATCTCTCCTGTTTCCGATTTCCTGGCCCGGCTGGCCCTGGCCAATAAGAAAGTTGTCCTCGCTCGCAATACTGCCATCGCCCGTACGAACTGGGAAGTGCTCTTGAGTTGGCTCAATCAATGGTCAGACCAGATCGATTATGTGCCGCCTGCAGCCGGCGTACTGATCTTTCCCTGGCTGAAGCGGGCGGATATTTCCGGTACCGACTTTTGCCAGGGCGCCTTTGACCAAGAAGGAGTGCTTCTGGTGCCCGGTGAAGCCTTCGGTCAGCCCGGCCATTTCCGCCTCGGTTTTGGCGGTGATCCCGAGACCTTCTCCACCGGTCTCGAGCAACTCAGCCGTTTTTGCGCCGGCCTGAAATAA
- the nrdR gene encoding transcriptional repressor NrdR has protein sequence MRCPFCSESDTRVLDSRPAEGGSVIRRRRECSGCKRRFTTYERVEEQPLFVVKRDGRRERFNRQKILAGLVKACEKRPISLAILEGLAEEVEREIRNALMEEVPSTTIGDLVMERLRQLDEVAYVRFASVYRRFTDVERFLQELESLVAGSRPEQEPETKN, from the coding sequence ATGCGCTGTCCATTCTGTAGCGAGTCTGATACTCGAGTGCTGGACTCCAGGCCGGCAGAGGGCGGCTCGGTTATCCGCCGTCGCCGGGAATGTAGCGGCTGCAAACGTCGCTTTACCACTTACGAACGGGTAGAGGAACAGCCCCTCTTCGTGGTGAAGCGTGACGGCCGCCGGGAACGCTTTAACCGGCAAAAAATCCTGGCGGGCTTGGTAAAAGCATGTGAGAAACGACCTATTTCCTTAGCTATTTTAGAGGGTTTGGCCGAGGAAGTGGAACGGGAAATTCGCAACGCCTTAATGGAGGAAGTACCCTCCACCACCATCGGCGACTTGGTGATGGAGAGGCTGCGTCAGTTGGATGAAGTGGCTTATGTCCGCTTTGCCTCGGTTTATCGCCGTTTTACCGATGTAGAGCGCTTTTTACAAGAGCTAGAATCGTTGGTAGCCGGCTCAAGGCCGGAACAAGAACCTGAGACTAAGAATTAA
- a CDS encoding ZIP family metal transporter produces MIRWDKLLATMIAGFASGLGALPLLFVSQVSAWLQGVLLGFAGGMMTAAALLSLIPTALNKESLWQVLLGLIAGAGSLVILDLLLPHHHTRTGKPRASGWKTSLMILAAIVLHNLPEGLSMGIGYASQEDQIGLILTVAIGVQNIPEGLLAAVSLRDHGISGLQAVGLALLTGLTEPLAALVGMVLVDWLQDILGFALGFAAGAMLYAVSDTLIPDSHEHGFERLGTFGFLGGVMVLILIQQLMR; encoded by the coding sequence TTGATCCGCTGGGATAAATTGCTCGCAACAATGATCGCCGGTTTTGCCTCCGGCTTAGGAGCTTTGCCTCTACTCTTTGTCAGCCAAGTATCCGCTTGGCTCCAAGGGGTGCTGCTGGGTTTTGCCGGTGGCATGATGACCGCTGCCGCCCTATTGTCGCTTATTCCCACCGCCTTGAACAAAGAGAGCCTATGGCAAGTGCTGCTGGGCCTAATTGCCGGCGCCGGCTCCCTGGTGATTCTAGATCTATTATTACCCCACCATCATACCAGAACCGGAAAACCCAGAGCCTCCGGCTGGAAAACCTCCCTGATGATCCTGGCCGCAATAGTGCTCCATAACCTGCCGGAGGGTCTCTCCATGGGCATCGGTTATGCTTCCCAAGAAGATCAAATTGGACTCATACTCACCGTCGCCATCGGCGTCCAGAACATTCCGGAAGGATTGCTAGCGGCTGTGTCCCTGCGGGACCATGGTATTTCTGGTCTGCAGGCCGTGGGCCTGGCGTTGCTAACCGGGCTAACCGAGCCGCTGGCAGCCCTGGTAGGAATGGTACTGGTGGATTGGCTGCAGGATATTTTAGGTTTTGCCTTGGGTTTTGCCGCCGGGGCTATGCTTTATGCCGTATCCGACACCTTAATCCCCGATAGCCACGAGCACGGATTCGAACGTCTGGGCACGTTCGGATTTCTGGGCGGGGTCATGGTCCTGATATTGATTCAGCAATTGATGCGCTGA
- a CDS encoding sulfonate ABC transporter, giving the protein MVLCPVCNLEFEIPAGTGPGDTVECPYCGVELVLKLEGDELVAEEV; this is encoded by the coding sequence ATGGTGCTATGCCCGGTGTGTAACCTGGAATTTGAGATCCCAGCCGGAACAGGCCCCGGGGATACGGTGGAGTGCCCTTATTGCGGGGTAGAACTGGTGTTGAAGCTGGAAGGTGACGAACTGGTCGCCGAAGAAGTCTAA